ttttagttttcataaagaaaaaaaaaagataatagAAATCAAGTAGCTTGTTCTAATCACAAGATCAAGATGTGAAacgaactttttttttatactttTGACCTGatatattatcataataataattctatcCTGTCATTGatatttgtaaatttttttttttgatttcataagttcaatatttgattttgtagGGGTAATTTATTCGTCACAGAAAATTTGGTTTGTCAGCATATCATTTATCAgcttttcaatatatatatatagagagagagaaaaaaaaagaggaccCGATCAACTCGATTCATCACGATTAAACACacagagaaaagaaaagctcggtcaatgaattattgagttttttttcaatttaaccTGCATAgaatatgaaattgaaaaaaaaattcattgataaaaatgattgtttaaAATTAACGTGATGATACGATTATCTATGAACGGAAGAAGggaaaattttcacttttttttaacaattttcattcattatctgTTTAAAtttagattcattcattttttttagaacaGGAATTCcgtcatttcttttttttgttgttcttaAATTAAACGaattatataattattattattgttgtttgtagtTTGGTTTACGTGCTtggatgattcaatttcatttcggtttttttttaataatgatgatgataatggacaattatcatttgtcATCATATCTTTTTGATATACATTGAGAAACAACATCTCTTTGTCCCTCCATCCATGAATACTATGTTGAGTAAAACATCACcaacttgatgatgaagatgacgatgatgacacaTATCTTCTTGGTTCgttttggagaaaaaaaatgtcattcttagtaattattaaataataataataatgttggacatgatgaaacaaacaaacgaaacaaaagaaaaaatgctTTTGTATTTTGCATGAAGGGTTTTTCCCTTTTAAAGCCTCTTTTTTAAAAAAGCGtgattaaaatattttttttcacattttctaaaatataaaaataacaataatgaaattaaataatCTACACAGGTCGGTCGGTCgaaaatctcatcatcatcatcataataattcgGGTCGGTCATCCATCTAGCcaatcttgtttttgttatttatttttttttattcaaatttaaattatcgaaacgaattgatcaaatgaaatgcaaTGAATGCAACGACacacgaaacaaaacaaaacaaaaaaattcttttaataATGGCATCGTTAAAACAATCAACCATACACACAATATTATTAAAAGTTTAGggtcaatcgatcgatctatCGATTTGGTTCGTCTTTTGTCTATCTGGTCATCTTTCATCTTTTGATGAACATTGGCTTTATTTGTATCTgtttataatcaaatataaataaatgaaaataataagcagatgtgtatgtgtgcgcCATTCTTTCGAATGATGGATTtgcaataaaacaaaacaaaaatatctgACAATTTTCACTTAGATCCACCATTTGTTTTGATCTTAATcgctttttctttttgatccATCACAtacatttatttgatttgtgtagtttttcatgttttcatacaaacaatttgcatttttttcattttttttttttttttttttgattatgaattgATTACCTACACATACATATCGCAGTATTATctatttacaatttttttcaccatcatcatcatcgtcatcatttgtttgccAATTGAATTggttttgaattcaatttccaatacccggtgtatttttttttgtctgtctaacaaaacaatattgatgaaattattaaatttaaatttaatttcgttgttgttattgtgatTTGTGGCtttccaatcaaaaaaaaaaaaaaatgaaatgaaatgaaaataaaattgttcgATTGTAATatacaacaaacattgattttgtattttgtttgatcgaTGCTTGaagcaataataatccacAAGATGATATCATTGatagaattttcaaaagggaaagattttcaatttttttttcgtatttgaTAACATGTTTACATCTTTagtttatttgatgaatagaaatagaaatgtaaagatgaaaatcatGTATATTCGTGtatattttgttgataatatgaCTGAATCCACATGACATGAATATGATTCCACAAAACATTAGTTtctaataattttgtttctgtttttgttgttgttgttgttactgaCCCAATAGCAATAGGtatcaattttatcaatcattttgttgccttttctttttctctctctctctctaaggattgacgatgatgatataaatcTAATACATGGATTTTTTATGTTCGTGTTTATGTttatcttgatttttttgtcattgaatttctgtatattttttttcaattgaccataacggcttttttttctttcttgtttgttgCCAATGAtcgtttgttttcaattcaattcaatccatTGATCGAtagattttcttcttctttttcatacTATTGGATCATATCTTTGACAGGGCGCTATCAAATATTGCCGATATTGCtaaatgatcatttgttCAGGTCACAGCTTAAGAAAAACCGTGTGTATGCTACTAACGTGTGAAATGTGGATTAATAGTAATTTGTAACTTGCAAAACTTAAACTATGTAAATCTTATAGGATAtttttatggattttttattcaaaaaaaaaagacttgagtagattttcaatcaaccCTTTTTGAAGGGAAAACAAATACAGATGaatgagtaaaaaaaagaattttatccAACAGTtctttgttgaattttttttcattctaatcaacaacaaaaaaaatgacattcaTGACCAATGGATTGTTTCTACCTATCTACAAATggggtttgtttgtttgtttattcattcattcattcaattcactcattcatttgtatgtttgttttgtccGTTGTTGACCTGTTTAAATCtttgatcaccatcatcataatcatcattatcatagatttatgaataaattgatgatggagatggaaaaaaaattaatatttgaaaatgttgtATGTATGCATACAAATATAACTGTTACTTGCAAGTTCATTTCGtaaatatatttgatgaataGTCCCAAAAACATTCGATGGCTATGACCggcgatcatcatcatcatcatcacaaacacaaacgaccacatattttttttttgttcttcctGATCTTTATAAATATATGTGGTGACAAAAATTGTATTGCATAAAAAGATTACATTTAGATTAGATTTAATttagttatcatcatcatcatcatgacttTTTGATGTTTATCACAAATTGCAGTTGAATGtgtagagaaaaaataaatttgaaattaattacaATCTGATAGCGGTAGTAGTTGtattttcataaataaaagacaaaaaaaaacgatgttACAATGTCGAAaatgtgtgaatgaatgaatgaatagataaTTTTTGGGCcgttgactttttttttcgtacaaataaataaaccaAATGTTGCTGTCCATAGACAATAGCGTATATCTgaccaagtttttttctttttttccctctCTCTCAATATCTATGAATGTGAAtacgaagatgatgatgataagatcAAATGAAAGATTGAACGATTTGATTTCTGAacaatctcatcatcatcaacatcactgaaaaaaaaatcatcgcTCAGCATagaaatcaattgatcaatctgaaaaaaaatcaaccataAAACCGACCAATATATGAGATTGTAATTTTATGCCCACACATAAACACGTAATATACAGCGCCTacttgttgttattgttgttgttgttgaaaattcattcgaccttttttggatcataatcaatttatatattgaatgaattagaTCAGATATCTAGATAGGGTTACTCTTCTAATAGGATTCGATTCATAGAacaggaaaaataaaattttttcttgtcaagaaaaaaatcatcataatcatttttttccgagagattttttttgttattatttcttTGGTCAAAAAACTACCATTTTTGGTGTTGTATACATTGGACgttgtcattttttccacattttgatttttttcttcactttttttatatcattttgattattgatttctATTTATCATTTAGGGAATATCTTTTCTGGTATTATTGTTGCTCATCTGTAAACTACATGATGTTGATCGTGAAATCAATTATCTACATTATATATCCAATGAATGGCTATCACAGCAAGCAGTCAATCATCAGttattaacatcatcatcatctgctgctgctgttattGGAAGTGGTGATGGTAATGCAGAACCATCGAAACGAAGAATggataaccatcatcatcaaccattaGATGGTCAtcacgataataataatgactaTGATGATAACAGCCATAATCTTTATTCACTGGTATTAAATGCCACAATCAATAATACCACAAcgaaaaccatcatcaatactaAAGACAATTATTCtaatgatatttttgatgaaaaaaatttcgatccAAATAAAGATGATCTATTCAATGATCTATCACCATTTACCAATTATCGATTACGGCCAATTTCATCACCAATTGTTGCCAAAAGAAAATCTCAACCATcagaaaatgatcaaaaattaactagtcgccatcatcatcatcatcatcatcatcatcaacaacaacaacaacaaccaacaaacaaaccacaaaataatcaacaaaaatcatccacatctattgttgatgaatctattgatcatcaacaaaattcacatcataataatcgacACTTAAAAACTCAACATATTACCAGTCATCAACAGCATCGATTATCACCAGTTCAAAAggaaattattcatcatcatccgaatgatgatgatgataatgataatgatgatgatgttgaaccTATACAAGAATTGGCTTCAGCAAGTAATCATGATGTAATCGAATTGGCTAATATAATATCAATCATTAGTTATTTAAAAGAAGATGTCGACGTTTTAATGAGTAtgtgatgatttattattatgtttaaatgaaaataaaaaattaaattataaacTAATCGATTATTACAAATTAACAATAAACATAGGTGAATTGATGGCCGCTCGTACAACATTATTACTGAGCCTAGTATTTGTTTTAGTCTACATTCTAAGgttagtaaaaaaaaacatttgaaacacatgaacagaaaacagaaaaaaagaaaatttgaattttcatttcatttttaaattgtaATTTGTTAAATTTCAGTCagtatacaaaaaaaacaaatctcattttgatgatcatgatgacgatgacgatgatgatactcatggtgattttcatcatgatgagatgaaaaatttgcccattttttttcttgacttGTTATAATAGTCGTATATATTATTCACACGTTATCGctattatattatttataCTACAAcaccgttgttgttgttgttgttgttgaaagatAATTTCACGTAATCCAAACGATTAATGTGTTCATATTAAATGTTGGACATgaaatcttttcttttttttgacatatCATCCAATTCActgtgtttgtttatgtttttttttttaatatatcTCAATTCCGAATCACAGTTGTAAGTGGATCACACATAAATAatcgtatgtgtgtgtgtgtgtgtatcatcaCAAGTTCAATTGTCTTAGAATGTGGAACAATTGCTTATTGCAAGtcagaagaaaatgaaaacagaatACAAATTACTAATATAATTAAGctcatctttattttttcattgaaaaatatgtCAATGTGAATTGAATCACATATATAGGCCGATATAATGATAACCAACATGGTCAATTTTTGTGgtagaaaaatgaaaattttaccaCATCGAATTTCTGTTtctgaatcattttttccattttttcttcctatTTTGGTTTATCTTGATCCTCTTGCGACGGTAATGTCTTCACAGTAAggaagccaaaaaaaatctgatcatCGATAAGGTTGTGTTCGATATGCTGCtgtacataaaaaaaaatgatttatgtttaaattaaattaaaatttctgaaaatttttaaaaaggAGATCGtgatgaatcttttttttctctccaaacgaaatgagaaaagaataaatgtaattttttccatcatcatcgatgatggtcAATATCGATCAATAGATCGATTATATATAATTGatcgttgaaaaaaaatggccaaacaatcaatcaatttggcacgtttctttttctttctctctattAGCCTTTTCGATCATGAACGAAATTTCATGTTCATAttggttgattgaaaatggaacattgaagaaattttgcaaattttttaatcaattttttactttctttttttattatgtaAAAATTCCACGcatactttttttctggaacacaaacacacacacacacagttggTGTTGGATGGCCTATGCAATTCGAGCAACAAACACACCGGtaagtggttttttttcatatatatgttCTGTAAAACGACAAACAATATGTtaaaattagttttttttcttatttttggaataatcacaattgaaaatcatttcaagTATTCAAAATAACTTTATGTAAtacaaatttgaatgaagaGTAGTGAAATGTGAACGTTTTTTTCTGCCTCTTTTATCTAGCGgtttaatcaaatcaatcaatcaaaaaaaaaaaaaaaaaaaaaacaaaaaaaaacagtgaatccaagaaaaaaaatttctgttgtcaacaacaggaagtttttttttcgttgttaatccatgtgattttcatttttttttctctctctctttctaaatttaaatttatattttctcatcattcgtttttatttgcttattttttttctccccactatgatgatgatgatgatgatcatcacagCAAGACATATCATTGAAAACGGTACTTTTGTTGGCTAtatttgctgctgttgatatTGCTGCCAGTGCCGGTTTTGTTATGGTTCGAATCATAAtggtaaattattattggatttacgaaattctttattaattgatttgaattgaaatgttgatttcgattttttaatctcatttaaaaaaaaaatgaattgaatcagtATTTGATGcgtgatcattattttcctCGTGACATGCGAATACCATTACATTCATTagaatataatcaattacCGGCTCATGTTGCACTTCGTTTGACCAGTATGAAGGtagatatttttattttacttgTCTTGAAtctaaaataataattgatcatttatgaattttttttcattgttttctaccaacattttatcattattaaagtCGGGTACGGGTGTCATCGATATATTTGTTTCTGTGATTGTAACATTTTTAACTTCGTTACGTGTATATTCGGTCATTTGTGCCGTATCATTCTATCGAAGAGCTCGTAAAGGTAATTCagattattgattgtttgatattCGATTTTCAATATCTTCTACATTTTTATAATTAGAATTgttaaatgtaaaaaattttgaatacaTGATCGAACGGCCAACAACATCTAGATTTCCATCAATGATCGGTAATTCATCGACAAATTATCTTCGTGGTTCAATGATGGCAGCTGCAGCTGCTTCAAATTCAAAGCCAAGTCCAACAAATAGTactggtgatggtggtaaaCATGATTCCTGCGATTTAGGACAAAGTGGTTATCTGTACGtctgttgtttgtttatatttttagctatagatttttcttctcaaatttatttatgtaacatatgaatttttgttttgttttgttttcctttTTTAACAACATCCTCAGTCCTAAAATAAGGTTATTAAGTGCACATAAAGATCTTGAAAGACGATTCTCCATCAACAATGGTCGCAACGTacatcattctcatcatcatcatcatcatgatgttaATGTAACAAATTCATCTAGTGACAATAATTCTACGGATATTTCATccgctgatgatgatccagcTTTAGAATTGAAAATACAAGCAGCCGATATGCCTGCATCAATACAAAAATCGGCAATGCAATCAACAATACATGCATTACGTACATATACAACTGAAAAACATATAGCTGAAagtataaaacaaaatttcgatCAATTGTATGAACCAACATGGCATTGTATTGTTGGAAGAAATTGGGGTTCTTGTGTAACTCATACCAAGGtacgatgataattgattgaaatttaaaaaaaaattgtttatccattgatttaacatttattcaattttttttttttacttcacACAGTCGAATTATATTAGAATGTTGTATAAAGATCTAACCATTCTTctatataaatcatcataatcataagcAGAAAACGAGTCAATgaacgaaacaaaatgaaacgaatcgAACAGGAAATGGATATggattttattcttttttttatatttttttttgttatattttttcttttatttattacctttttctcattggaatttttttttctattgtgcctcaatttttttttgttgttgaaataaaaattgaaatgttttttttcttgttttgaataaatgcaaaatttgattgtcattaaaatcattgaatacacacacacacgcaaacagACTATATAATTTGGGCGTCATGATTCTCTTCTCGGAAATGCTCTTCACATGAATTTCAAGAATCATGCgcttatttatttatatggtTGTGAATCATAGATTCTGGTCTTGGAGCTTGGTCtatatttcattattgattcagTTTAATATGACTTtgtattatgatgaaaataaaaacacttTAATGCATATGATTGCATATAAGAGCAATATTGAAAAACCAATCGAGTTTTGGTTATTCATCTGATTATTTActaaaaaataagaaaaatcaaaaattgaattcaaaaaaaaatgtttacaaCTTTCCTCATATCATTGATACCTACTACGGCAAGTAATCCTCtttcaaattccaaaaacaaacattcattgttgttaaaaCCATTGACAATTCTATGGTTTATAATACCATCGTTGATTATAATtgcttcttcatcatcggcaGCCTTATCAAGTAAGTTTTCTcaagattattatgattccaatatattgatcatcaattctaATTCTAAATTCAAAAGGAATGAATAGCGAAGTGATCACTAGTAATAGTGGAATTGGCGTTTCAGACATGTTACTTATATCGAATCTATCTTGTTATGTTTGCACTACAATCGATGATATTAATTGCAAATAtctaaatgaaacaattaaCCGTcttcatcgacaacaacaacaggaaatGGGTGGCAACACTGGTAGTGGTGAACATTCTATGATTGGAtacgataatgatcaatcCGGATATTCAAAccatgaccatcatcataatccaaatcatgatcattatactCTTGAATCTATACTATCGGCAGATAGTAGTAGCTATGATTTATTAGCAACagcttcatcatcaagcgAAGATCAAAGTTTATTACCGACAAATAATGGCGGTCATATGGATCcaaatttaatgaatgaatttcgtgCCGATTGTTCACCGAGCGAACAATATTGTGTGGTCATACGATTAGGCGTTAGTGCACCAGACAATGTACAAgagtttaatttttttgccttAAAACGTGGTTGTGCTGAACAATGTACGGATGGTTGTTTTATCATTGGTAATGgtaagtttttcttttcctttgATAATATTTGGTAGCAAAAATATTGAccataattattatccatttatttcatacccggttttttttcacaaaaaatattttaggTGAAAAAACTAAGCTAAGCATATGTGCTAGTTGCTGTCGAAATAATTATTGTAATCTAGGCAATTCAGCCACAGCAtttaaccatcatcatactgGTCAATGGTTTTTgaccataatcattatatcattactattgttgatgattcgaatcatttgatgacCAATTTTGACcataaatgatcatcattttgtatacatcaccatcatcattgcatcattatcattctttCAATGAGTT
This window of the Dermatophagoides farinae isolate YC_2012a chromosome 3, ASM2471394v1, whole genome shotgun sequence genome carries:
- the LOC124494810 gene encoding uncharacterized protein LOC124494810 isoform X2; the encoded protein is MSHSFRLSRRLGVLENYNNKRQISEHCRYAAGISFLVLLLLICKLHDVDREINYLHYISNEWLSQQAVNHQLLTSSSSAAAVIGSGDGNAEPSKRRMDNHHHQPLDGHHDNNNDYDDNSHNLYSLVLNATINNTTTKTIINTKDNYSNDIFDEKNFDPNKDDLFNDLSPFTNYRLRPISSPIVAKRKSQPSENDQKLTSRHHHHHHHHHQQQQQQPTNKPQNNQQKSSTSIVDESIDHQQNSHHNNRHLKTQHITSHQQHRLSPVQKEIIHHHPNDDDDNDNDDDVEPIQELASASNHDVIELANIISIISYLKEDVDVLMSELMAARTTLLLSLVFVLVYILSWCWMAYAIRATNTPQDISLKTVLLLAIFAAVDIAASAGFVMVRIIMYLMRDHYFPRDMRIPLHSLEYNQLPAHVALRLTSMKSGTGVIDIFVSVIVTFLTSLRVYSVICAVSFYRRARKELLNVKNFEYMIERPTTSRFPSMIGNSSTNYLRGSMMAAAAASNSKPSPTNSTGDGGKHDSCDLGQSGYLPKIRLLSAHKDLERRFSINNGRNVHHSHHHHHHDVNVTNSSSDNNSTDISSADDDPALELKIQAADMPASIQKSAMQSTIHALRTYTTEKHIAESIKQNFDQLYEPTWHCIVGRNWGSCVTHTKSNYIRMLYKDLTILLYKSS
- the LOC124495010 gene encoding uncharacterized protein LOC124495010 produces the protein MFTTFLISLIPTTASNPLSNSKNKHSLLLKPLTILWFIIPSLIIIASSSSAALSRMNSEVITSNSGIGVSDMLLISNLSCYVCTTIDDINCKYLNETINRLHRQQQQEMGGNTGSGEHSMIGYDNDQSGYSNHDHHHNPNHDHYTLESILSADSSSYDLLATASSSSEDQSLLPTNNGGHMDPNLMNEFRADCSPSEQYCVVIRLGVSAPDNVQEFNFFALKRGCAEQCTDGCFIIGNGEKTKLSICASCCRNNYCNLGNSATAFNHHHTGQWFLTIIIISLLLLMIRII
- the LOC124494810 gene encoding uncharacterized protein LOC124494810 isoform X1, which encodes MFKKLRPKSMIMDKNSYPYLNYLFSNNKPIGGGGVSSAPYHSFASYYCPSSMPNPLNNSSGGAGNHNNLQYPQNNGTNNCPSNTSSPSSMNRRSTSKNPNGPPPPPPPTLPSHHRPSSSSYRRPIYSIANPNYSPYRSGRPPPQQSSNSYLKLHPTHNYPRYYSTSYPYCLSSSSSLPLQSSFTTFNSSVKLQQLGNRLQSWKTASIGISFLVLLLLICKLHDVDREINYLHYISNEWLSQQAVNHQLLTSSSSAAAVIGSGDGNAEPSKRRMDNHHHQPLDGHHDNNNDYDDNSHNLYSLVLNATINNTTTKTIINTKDNYSNDIFDEKNFDPNKDDLFNDLSPFTNYRLRPISSPIVAKRKSQPSENDQKLTSRHHHHHHHHHQQQQQQPTNKPQNNQQKSSTSIVDESIDHQQNSHHNNRHLKTQHITSHQQHRLSPVQKEIIHHHPNDDDDNDNDDDVEPIQELASASNHDVIELANIISIISYLKEDVDVLMSELMAARTTLLLSLVFVLVYILSWCWMAYAIRATNTPQDISLKTVLLLAIFAAVDIAASAGFVMVRIIMYLMRDHYFPRDMRIPLHSLEYNQLPAHVALRLTSMKSGTGVIDIFVSVIVTFLTSLRVYSVICAVSFYRRARKELLNVKNFEYMIERPTTSRFPSMIGNSSTNYLRGSMMAAAAASNSKPSPTNSTGDGGKHDSCDLGQSGYLPKIRLLSAHKDLERRFSINNGRNVHHSHHHHHHDVNVTNSSSDNNSTDISSADDDPALELKIQAADMPASIQKSAMQSTIHALRTYTTEKHIAESIKQNFDQLYEPTWHCIVGRNWGSCVTHTKSNYIRMLYKDLTILLYKSS